A window of the Aquimarina spinulae genome harbors these coding sequences:
- the recF gene encoding DNA replication/repair protein RecF (All proteins in this family for which functions are known are DNA-binding proteins that assist the filamentation of RecA onto DNA for the initiation of recombination or recombinational repair.): MILKSLSLLNYKNFEAINFEFDDKINCLVGNNGVGKTNILDAIYHLSFGKSYFNPITSQNIKHNTDFFVIDGLYTKEDRDEKVIVSAKRGQKKVIKRNAKIYDTFSEHIGFLPLVIISPADRDLITEGSDTRRKFIDGVISQSDQSYLKTLLKYSKIVSQRNSLLKYFIANNTFDPTTLEVYNQQMHEYGSIIYEKRAAFLEIFIPIFENRYQAISSGKESVTLSYQSKLSETNLLTLLEQNLSKDRMLQYTSVGVHKDDLSFEIEGYPIKKFGSQGQQKSFLIALKLAQFDFIKKQSKVNPILLLDDIFDKLDEKRVEHIIKLVDDQNFGQLFISDTHADRTESVVKKISQSYKIIKLKNNESEN, translated from the coding sequence ATGATTTTAAAATCTCTTTCTTTACTTAATTATAAAAATTTTGAGGCCATCAATTTTGAATTTGATGATAAGATAAACTGCCTTGTCGGAAATAATGGAGTCGGAAAAACAAATATTCTGGATGCTATTTATCATTTGTCATTTGGTAAAAGTTATTTTAATCCAATTACCAGTCAAAACATTAAACATAATACCGATTTTTTTGTCATCGATGGTCTTTACACAAAAGAAGATCGTGATGAAAAAGTTATTGTAAGTGCAAAAAGAGGGCAAAAAAAAGTAATCAAACGCAACGCAAAAATTTACGATACTTTTAGCGAGCATATTGGTTTTTTACCTTTGGTAATTATTTCTCCGGCAGATAGAGATTTGATTACAGAAGGGAGTGACACTCGCCGTAAATTTATAGATGGTGTGATTTCTCAGAGTGATCAATCTTATCTAAAAACATTATTAAAATATTCTAAAATTGTATCACAACGTAATTCTCTACTAAAGTACTTTATCGCTAACAACACTTTTGATCCTACCACCTTAGAGGTGTACAACCAGCAAATGCATGAATACGGTAGCATTATCTATGAAAAAAGAGCAGCATTTTTAGAGATTTTTATTCCTATTTTCGAAAATAGGTACCAAGCCATTAGCTCTGGTAAGGAAAGTGTTACTCTTTCTTATCAAAGTAAGCTATCTGAAACTAATTTGCTAACTCTTTTAGAGCAAAACCTTTCTAAAGACAGAATGCTACAATACACTAGTGTGGGAGTTCACAAAGATGATTTGTCTTTTGAAATTGAAGGATATCCTATTAAAAAATTTGGAAGCCAGGGACAACAAAAATCATTTCTTATTGCTTTAAAATTGGCTCAATTCGATTTTATAAAAAAACAAAGTAAAGTGAATCCTATACTTTTACTCGATGATATTTTTGACAAACTCGACGAAAAACGCGTAGAACATATTATAAAATTGGTTGATGATCAAAATTTTGGGCAATTATTTATTAGTGATACCCATGCAGATCGAACAGAAAGTGTGGTGAAAAAAATATCACAATCATACAAAATCATCAAGCTAAAAAACAACGAATCAGAAAACTAA
- a CDS encoding tetratricopeptide repeat protein, whose product MATYKKRGHKPKNKAEEVEQIEDNSTTAEVFNTLDEGASKTEEWVAANQKYILGAVGVIAVVILGYLGFQKFIQEPKEEEAANEMFTAQQYFDNAVNGNSKLSDSLYTLALNGGEGKYGFLGIIENYGSTDAANLSNYYAGFSYLNMNKYQEAINYLDSFKSDDDILGPLALGGIGDAFSQLDQTEEALGYYEKAVKAKTNDFTTPKFLLKAAITAISLNKPEVAIPYLKRIKEEFPKSVEANQADVHLGKAQAMK is encoded by the coding sequence ATGGCAACTTACAAGAAACGTGGACACAAACCAAAAAACAAAGCTGAAGAGGTTGAGCAAATAGAAGATAATTCAACAACTGCTGAGGTATTTAATACCTTAGACGAAGGAGCTTCTAAAACTGAAGAATGGGTTGCAGCTAATCAAAAATACATATTAGGTGCTGTTGGAGTGATAGCCGTTGTGATATTAGGATATCTTGGGTTTCAGAAATTTATCCAGGAACCAAAAGAAGAAGAAGCAGCTAATGAAATGTTTACAGCACAACAGTATTTTGATAATGCTGTTAATGGTAACTCTAAACTTAGCGATTCATTATATACTTTAGCTCTTAATGGAGGAGAAGGAAAATATGGTTTTTTAGGAATTATAGAAAACTATGGTAGTACAGATGCAGCTAATCTATCTAACTACTACGCTGGATTTTCTTACCTAAATATGAATAAATATCAGGAAGCTATTAATTACCTTGATAGTTTTAAGAGCGATGACGATATATTAGGTCCTTTGGCTCTTGGTGGTATAGGAGATGCATTTTCTCAGCTTGATCAAACAGAAGAAGCATTAGGGTATTATGAAAAAGCTGTTAAAGCAAAGACTAATGACTTTACCACTCCAAAGTTTTTATTAAAAGCAGCAATTACCGCAATATCTCTTAATAAACCAGAAGTTGCAATTCCATACTTAAAAAGAATTAAAGAAGAGTTTCCTAAGAGTGTAGAAGCTAATCAGGCAGACGTTCACCTAGGTAAAGCACAGGCAATGAAGTAA
- the ribH gene encoding 6,7-dimethyl-8-ribityllumazine synthase, whose translation MATENKNLSQYDKTTIPNAKNFRFGIVVSEWNEEITEGLFQGAFDAFIDCGAVKENIVRWNVPGSFELIYGCKKMQESFDMLDAVIAIGSVIQGETKHFDFVCGGVTQGIKDLNIASDIPVIFCVLTDNTLQQSIDRSGGKHGNKGTEAAIAAIKMAQLRKDATFYK comes from the coding sequence ATGGCTACAGAAAATAAAAATTTATCACAATACGATAAAACAACTATCCCAAATGCGAAAAATTTTCGGTTTGGGATTGTTGTTTCAGAATGGAATGAAGAAATTACCGAAGGGCTGTTTCAAGGTGCATTTGATGCATTTATAGATTGTGGGGCAGTAAAGGAAAATATTGTACGGTGGAATGTACCTGGGAGTTTCGAATTGATATACGGATGTAAGAAAATGCAGGAATCCTTTGATATGCTCGATGCAGTTATTGCTATAGGGTCTGTTATACAAGGAGAAACCAAACATTTTGACTTTGTTTGTGGTGGTGTTACGCAAGGAATCAAGGATTTAAATATCGCTAGTGATATCCCTGTAATCTTTTGTGTGCTTACAGATAATACACTACAACAGTCTATTGATCGCTCTGGAGGTAAGCACGGTAATAAAGGAACAGAAGCAGCAATTGCAGCTATCAAGATGGCACAACTACGTAAAGATGCAACCTTTTATAAATAA
- the mutL gene encoding DNA mismatch repair endonuclease MutL has protein sequence MSDIIQLLPDHVANQIAAGEVVQRPASVVKELLENAIDAQATHIKLIIKEAGKTLIQVIDNGSGMSVTDARLSFERHATSKIKTAEDLFELNTKGFRGEALASIAAIAHVELKTKQEEDEVGTEINIEGSEVISQEVCVTPKGTSISVKNLFYNIPARRNFLKSNAVELRHIIDEFHRVTMAHHAIKFDMYHNGSEIFNLPISNCRQRIVNIFGGKTNEKLVPVKEETDLVTINGFIGKPEYAKRTRGEQFFFVNNRYIKSGYLNHAVNAAFEGLLKDKAHPSYFVYLTVDPKSIDINIHPTKTEIKFEDEHALYAMLRASIKHSLGQFNVAPVLDFNRDASMDTPYEYKSKTAQTPTIEVDRNFNPFKEEKVSGSGGGSFSGKSHTSFKKESAGDWENLYVGLESEMTTTKPIENDFSSVEFESAEVTGSLFESDEKKVGHHTTYQLRKKYIVTTIKSGMVIVNQHRAHQRILYEELLRNITMASAVSQQLLFPLTLSFTKKEIDLLTTVKEQLENTGFVFGELSPGEVEITGIPSVTSEKEVAQLLEQLISDLEEEVPDSGFSQTDLLARSISKSIAVRAGVELASEQQQYMVNSLFACTEPTITPNNKPTFITLTVDEIDKKF, from the coding sequence ATGTCTGATATCATTCAACTATTACCAGATCACGTAGCTAATCAAATTGCTGCTGGGGAGGTGGTCCAACGACCGGCTTCAGTAGTGAAAGAGCTGTTAGAGAACGCCATTGATGCTCAGGCTACACATATAAAATTAATCATAAAAGAAGCTGGTAAAACTCTTATTCAGGTTATTGATAATGGATCAGGAATGAGCGTTACCGATGCCAGACTGAGTTTTGAGCGTCATGCTACTTCAAAAATAAAAACCGCAGAAGATCTTTTTGAATTAAATACCAAAGGTTTTAGAGGAGAAGCTCTGGCTTCTATTGCTGCGATTGCCCATGTAGAATTAAAAACGAAACAAGAAGAAGATGAGGTGGGTACAGAGATTAATATCGAAGGTAGCGAAGTAATTTCTCAAGAAGTATGCGTAACACCCAAAGGAACCTCTATAAGTGTCAAAAATTTATTTTATAATATTCCCGCACGGCGAAATTTTTTAAAATCAAATGCAGTAGAACTACGTCATATTATTGATGAATTCCACCGGGTAACGATGGCGCATCATGCTATTAAATTTGATATGTATCATAATGGCAGTGAAATTTTTAATTTACCTATTTCAAATTGTCGCCAGCGAATTGTAAATATTTTTGGAGGAAAAACCAATGAAAAACTTGTCCCTGTTAAAGAAGAAACAGACTTGGTGACTATTAATGGGTTTATAGGAAAACCAGAATATGCCAAACGTACCCGAGGTGAGCAGTTTTTCTTTGTTAATAATAGATATATTAAGAGTGGTTATTTAAACCATGCTGTTAATGCCGCATTCGAAGGGTTGCTAAAAGATAAAGCACACCCTAGCTATTTTGTATACCTTACGGTAGATCCCAAATCGATAGATATTAATATCCACCCTACTAAGACCGAAATTAAATTCGAGGATGAGCATGCGTTGTATGCCATGCTAAGAGCTTCGATAAAACATAGCCTGGGACAATTTAATGTAGCACCCGTGTTAGATTTTAACAGAGATGCTTCGATGGATACACCATATGAGTATAAAAGTAAAACTGCTCAGACACCTACAATAGAGGTAGATCGTAATTTTAATCCGTTTAAAGAAGAAAAAGTATCTGGTTCTGGTGGTGGTTCATTTTCAGGCAAAAGCCATACATCGTTTAAAAAAGAATCTGCCGGAGACTGGGAAAACCTGTATGTGGGTTTAGAATCTGAAATGACAACTACCAAGCCCATAGAAAATGATTTTTCTTCTGTGGAATTTGAAAGTGCAGAAGTTACAGGGTCGTTGTTTGAGTCTGATGAAAAAAAAGTTGGGCATCATACAACCTATCAACTTAGAAAAAAATATATTGTTACTACTATTAAAAGCGGGATGGTGATTGTAAATCAACATCGCGCGCACCAAAGAATATTGTATGAAGAATTACTACGCAATATTACTATGGCAAGTGCAGTAAGTCAACAACTTTTATTTCCGCTTACACTTTCTTTTACCAAAAAAGAGATTGACCTTCTTACGACGGTAAAAGAACAGCTCGAAAATACAGGGTTTGTTTTTGGAGAGTTATCCCCCGGAGAAGTTGAAATTACAGGAATACCATCGGTTACTTCAGAAAAAGAGGTTGCTCAACTTTTAGAGCAACTTATCAGTGATCTCGAAGAAGAGGTGCCAGATAGTGGTTTTTCTCAAACCGATCTGCTTGCAAGATCCATTTCAAAAAGTATTGCAGTACGAGCAGGAGTAGAATTGGCTTCAGAACAGCAACAATATATGGTAAATAGCCTATTTGCATGCACCGAGCCTACAATAACACCAAATAATAAGCCGACTTTCATCACGTTAACAGTAGATGAAATCGATAAGAAATTTTAA
- a CDS encoding rhomboid family intramembrane serine protease has translation MGRITDTVKGLLIINVIFFVGSLSLGNNAFEWFALWFPKNDNFQIWQIVSHMFMHADAGHIFFNMFALYMFGSHLENSIGQKKFLFIYFFSGLGAVGFQILFSYFQFTPGYQAYLDAGFTPAEVGKFIQDTVASGQYKVYPNIPQEVTERMIGAYVTPMVGASGAIFGILAAFAVLYPNLPLYIIFIPIPIKAKYLIGGYFLLDLYGGITGQAILGPSNVAHWAHIGGAVIGFVTMWYWKKNSFNDKRWY, from the coding sequence ATGGGGAGAATTACAGATACAGTAAAAGGGTTATTAATAATTAATGTCATTTTTTTTGTAGGGTCTTTATCTCTGGGAAATAATGCTTTTGAATGGTTTGCACTCTGGTTTCCTAAAAATGATAATTTCCAGATATGGCAAATTGTTTCCCATATGTTTATGCATGCAGATGCAGGACATATCTTTTTTAATATGTTCGCTTTGTACATGTTCGGAAGCCATCTTGAAAATTCTATTGGCCAGAAAAAATTTCTTTTTATTTACTTTTTTTCAGGTCTTGGTGCGGTAGGTTTTCAAATTTTATTTTCATATTTTCAGTTTACCCCGGGATATCAGGCATATTTAGATGCAGGTTTTACTCCTGCAGAAGTTGGTAAATTTATACAAGATACTGTTGCGTCTGGTCAATATAAAGTGTACCCTAATATACCACAAGAAGTTACCGAGAGGATGATTGGAGCTTATGTAACGCCTATGGTAGGAGCTTCGGGTGCTATTTTTGGAATATTAGCAGCATTTGCAGTACTATATCCTAATTTGCCATTATATATAATTTTTATTCCCATTCCTATTAAAGCAAAATATTTGATAGGAGGCTATTTTTTATTAGATCTTTATGGAGGAATAACAGGGCAAGCAATTTTAGGCCCTTCTAATGTAGCGCATTGGGCACATATAGGTGGTGCCGTAATTGGGTTTGTTACCATGTGGTATTGGAAAAAGAATTCGTTCAATGATAAACGGTGGTATTAA
- a CDS encoding rhomboid family protein has product MTTNNLSYQFKTANVIIKLIVINVALFLFATLGSWIFKTSPGALMEWFVLPVDPGALIIQPWSMLTYSFLHFDFWHIFWNMLVLYWFGQYVLNLFTEKRFLTIYVLGAICGGLLFVLAYNLFPVLNNTLAYLIGASAAVRAIMIFIAAYTPNSEVRIFMFNIKLWQIGVFVVLSDLIQIPTSGNAGGLIAHLGGALFGYMYAIQLKKGNDIGAWFEKLMDGLGAMFTPKKKSPLKTVHKSKTHKRTPKKTVASATKTPNQKQIDAILDKISKSGYDSLTKEEKDFLFKAGKE; this is encoded by the coding sequence ATGACAACTAATAATCTATCATATCAGTTTAAAACAGCTAATGTAATCATTAAGCTTATTGTGATTAATGTAGCCTTATTTTTATTCGCTACACTAGGATCCTGGATTTTTAAAACCAGCCCAGGTGCTTTGATGGAGTGGTTTGTTTTACCTGTTGATCCGGGAGCGCTAATAATACAGCCCTGGAGTATGCTCACGTATAGTTTTCTACATTTTGATTTTTGGCATATTTTCTGGAATATGCTGGTGCTATACTGGTTTGGGCAATATGTTTTAAACTTATTTACCGAAAAAAGATTTCTCACGATTTACGTATTAGGTGCTATCTGCGGAGGATTACTATTTGTGTTGGCATATAATCTGTTTCCGGTTTTAAATAACACATTAGCATATTTAATCGGTGCCTCGGCAGCAGTTCGTGCCATTATGATTTTTATTGCAGCATATACACCAAATTCTGAAGTACGAATCTTCATGTTTAACATCAAATTATGGCAGATAGGAGTGTTTGTAGTACTTTCTGATCTAATTCAAATCCCTACCTCTGGTAACGCAGGTGGATTGATCGCTCATTTAGGTGGTGCTTTATTCGGGTATATGTATGCAATTCAGCTTAAAAAAGGAAATGATATTGGTGCCTGGTTCGAAAAACTGATGGATGGATTGGGTGCTATGTTCACACCTAAAAAGAAAAGCCCGTTAAAGACAGTTCATAAATCAAAAACTCATAAAAGGACTCCTAAAAAAACAGTAGCTTCTGCAACCAAAACCCCTAATCAGAAACAAATCGATGCTATTTTGGATAAAATTAGTAAAAGTGGATATGATAGCTTAACCAAAGAAGAGAAAGATTTTTTGTTTAAAGCAGGGAAGGAGTAA